In Zingiber officinale cultivar Zhangliang chromosome 3A, Zo_v1.1, whole genome shotgun sequence, the DNA window tggatcgcctgcggaacttaacacgtttgatctaaaacttaatctatttgttctttaaggtttagacttggatctcctgcggaacttaacacgtttgatccaaatcacctgagttattaattccattaaatattaatttctataattggttcccagtactgacgtggcgaggcacatggccttcttggatatgagaacaaccaccaccgactagacaaaaccttttatggaaagctaatatttaattttctaaaataactttaggtcaaccaaaaagaacaatcaaatcacaaggaaaagaaaaataaaagaacacaacttcaaaaaacatattcgaaatactagaatcgtaagcctcttgtatttggtattatttccataaataactagcatgatgcggaaagaaaaattactagttataccttctaaaagacctcttgatcttctaccgtattcctcttctaacctcggacgttgtgtgggcaacgatcttccaagatgagaaccaccaagcaccttcttcttccttcaagtttcgaccaccacaattCCAAAGGAAGAAGagtcggccaccaccaccaagctccaagggatgcaccctttctctccttcttctcctagctagaaccggccaccatcaagagctccaagagggtttcggccataagaagaagagaagaggaagaagggccggccaccaaccaaggaaaagagggagaataatagagttgatcacccaaggcacctctacccctcttttataatccttggtcttgacaaataaggaaattttaaaaaattccttaattcttttgtcataaaaagaaaaattattttaattaaaaataattttcttcttttaataataatggccgaccacttctaattccccaaaacaaggaaaatttaattcacacaagaattaaaacttcctaatttgtttctagaaatttataaaaatttctccaataattttatccttcatgattggttaataaaaaggaaattttataaattaaaattcttctttaaacatgtggataatttccaaaaggaaagttatctctaaaaattaaaatctcttttaatctacaaataagaaaagatatcaaatcttttcttaatcttttgtagaaactaataaaagagaatatttaatttttaaacttctcttttaaattattatcatggttaaaaaggaaagtttttcttaaaaataaaatctcctttcaatctacaaataaggaaagatttcaaatcttttcttaatcttttgtagaaagctttaaaaggaaagatttaatttttaaactctcttttaaaactatgatatccacataagaaataattttaataaaaaatcctttttaatatgatgtggccagccacctaagcttgggctccaagctattggccggccaccttaaggccaacctttaggcttggccggccctaagcttgagcttcaagcttagcttggccggcccctattggttgggtaagaaggtgggtatgtggtgggtataaatctctatatacaagaggctacgatagggaccgagaggaggaattggttttggtctcccgatgaaattaagcttcccgtgttcgccccgaacatacaacttaattccatcaataataattcattccactaaagaactattattgaactaccgcaccaatcccaaattacattttgggctccttcttattatgagtgtgttagtctccctgtgtttaagatgtcaaatgtccattaattaagcgagttactgacaactcatttaattaatatcttagtccaagagtagtaccactcaaccttattatcatgtcggactaagtccacctgcagggtttaacatgacaatccttatgagctcctcttgagcacattctcaacctagatcactaggacacagtttccttctataatcaacaatacacactataagtgatattatttcccaacttatcgggcttattgattcatcgaactaaatatcacccattgataaattaaagaaataaatatcaaatatatgtgcttgttattatattaggattaagagcacacacttccataataactgaggtctttgtttctttataaagtcagtataaaagaaacgacctctaatggtcctactcaatacactctaagtgtactaatgtaattatatagttaagataaactaatacctaattacactacgaccttccaatggtttgttcctttccattatggtcgtgagttactgtttataatttataaggtactgataacatgatcctctgtgtgtgacaccacacaccatgttatctacaatataaattaattgaacaactacatttatcataaatgtagacatttgaccaatgtgattcttatttctagataaatgtttataccaaaagctaggcttttagtatacactctaacatcattCTCACCCTCACTCTTGATTTGTCTACCTTTGCCTCCTAAAGGTTCGAGATGAGCCATGTCCTTGGTGCGCTCCTTGCATCTTCCCCTCTTCTGGCACAAGCCTGGACCCGCTGCCTGCGTGCCAATGCAGGTAGCGCCAACTTCGTCATTGACAAGAGCGACGATGCGGTCTTCATCACCTTCTCCGGGACGCAAGTCGTCGCTTCGTCGTCTGGCCTTGGCAGAGGGTTCTTCGAACCTGTTTCCCTATATAGCAACACACACGACATCTTCGCACCGCTGGGAAGAGGCGAGGAGGATGACGGCGGGAAGCCGCATCCCATGCTCCTCCAGGCCAGTGCCCTCCGCTTGTTTATGAGCTTGTACCACACCTCCGAGTTCCAGGTCTGCGCTCGATCTTTTTTTCCTTCGATTAGAGTTTCCTTTGCTTCAGATTCAATCGAATTAggaccattttttttaaaaaaaataattcaccAAATCGTCTTAATCGTATCATTAATTGAATATGGCGATCATTTTCCACGAGATTTGTTCCTCTAGTTTTTCTTAATGACTTCTTAGATCAGATCAGAGAAGAACATGAAAACATACGTCTGTTTCGCATGTAAGCAAGCTTCTTCTGCAGGGTCTATAGCAGACTGCAAAGGCATCAGGATTTTAGCCATGGCATCCTTGTTTATTGTTGTTTCTGTTCATGTCTAAAGAACTACAGAAGAGTCGGAGATGCATATTTCTACATTATATGCTCCAAGAAGACTGCCCATTTTCTAACAAAGAGAGTCAACAAGTTTCAGTCaaaataagctaatttttccATGCTTGGAGAAGGCAGCATTTGATGTCCAAGTAAGTTTGATCTGCTTTCCATCATAAAATTAGCATTTGACCTCTTCTATACTCCTTTTGTTGTTTAGTCAGTATTAAGATAAGAagttttgattttaaatcattaattagtATTAGGATGGCGCCGAAGCCGCTAGACTACGAGTTGTTGAATGAGAATGTGAAGAAAGTTGCATATGCTGTCAAAGGGGAGCTTTACCTGCGGGCTTCGGAGTTGCAGAAGGAGGGGAAGAAGGTTATGATGCTTTCTCATACACAATTTTCGTTGATTGTGCCACAACATAATTTGAGttaaaagaataaattttattGAAAGAGATTCTTATTTCGATTCCTGAAAGATTTgattttgattgtttttttttccattcttGTTATCTGGTTGAAGATATCTTCCTGGGTTATTTAGCACTGTATATGTTTGCTTTATTGCTTGTATCAAGATATGAAGTGCACATATgcctttgattctttttattgttagctTGTTGGGATGCCACTCGTGAGATTAAAATTTGAGGTTATAATACTGCACTCCACTTGCAATTTATTCTTAAGAAACAAGATACAAGTTGGACTTACTTTCCATGAGATtggttttttttgttgtttgcAGATTATTTTCACAAATGTCGGGAACCCTCATGCTCTCAGATAGAAGCCATTAACATTTCCCCGTCAGGTTTCCATTTTCTCTTTATTCTTTCTTAAAAACTACTTGTATCAAAGTGTTGATCATTCTTCTCTATTGCTTGACTTAAGGAACTCAGTGAGAAAAAATCATCTTCACAAGTCAAAAATTCCTTGTACATGGAGCAATTTCTCCTTCTCTGTGCTCCCTGAGATAAAGAGACATTTTCCATTAGATTTCTCTTTTTAATGGTGTAATTTTTTACCTATACTATTCTCCAAGTGGTAGCATTGTGCCAAGCTCCATTTCTATTGGATGACCCTAATGTCGGGCTTTTATTCCCAGCAGATGTCATTGCAAGAGCTAAACATTATCTTTCATTGAATTCGGGTGGTTTAGGTATTCACATATTCCTACAATTTTCAACTCGCAGTCTACTTAaaccttttcctttttgatgcaGTCTGTTTCTCAAGCTAAACTGCTTTACAACTTGTTTCCTCTTGTTAACGGTAATCTGGAAAAGAAATGTATTCTGTACTTGTTTGTGCATTTGTAACCCAAGCAATTTTTATGTTGACCTTTTCATAACATTTGTGTCATATTCCAGTTTTTAGTTGTATCTTTATATGTAACAAACCCAAAACATCATCTGCAGgccttattatttttttcatgtaGATGAGTAAATATTGTTTTAGTTGATAAGAATCTCAACTTGCTTTCGAGCAATCAGGTGCATATAGTGATTCTCGAGGACTTCCTAGAATTAGGAAAGAATTTGCAGAGTTCATTGAAAAATCTATGCATGAGTTGgacttttttatttcttcttctaactcttgaCATTTTGTATGGCCGATAGGTCATTTGCAAGGGATGTTCAATCGAACTATCAGATTATTAGAAACAGGTATCGAGCCAGTGTAAGTCCATTTGCATGTCTAAATATCATTTTGTTTATCATTCAACcaccatattttattatcatcTTTTTTATGCCAGATATGTATTTGACGGTCAACCTCCAGAGTTGAAGAAACAAGAACTTGCCAAAAGGCTAGTCTTTACAGTTTTGTCATTGtccccctccttttttttttgttgcaagataatgataatctttaagcttattttattctttagataTTTAAAGAGGAAAGATGCAACTAACGATCTGAACACAACAATTGAGGTCATTGCTTGTGCATAACAAGTACCTTTATTGGGACTCCTTAGTGTGCTAGAATTTTTTTTGTTGTCTtggttacatttgttgtttgcaGACTGGTGATTTGGAGGGAATTGAAAAGTACAACAAAAGGACTGTCAAGGTAATCTTTGATATtgctattttattggaaattACCATGAGGATCTTATTGATTATGATGCAATCAACATAAAGTTAGCATGCTTATTATCTGTTTTCTTCATATGTAACATagagtttctttaaatatattttgaactttCAAATTACTTTCTTGAAGAATTTGATTCCAGTAGATGACTGTAGAGTTTTTTCACAGGTAACCAAGCAACATAATGAAGATTGTAAACGTCTCTTAAGACTAATGGGTGTGCCTACTATTGAGGTAAACAAGTCCACTTTCACTTATTGAATTCTTTATCCTTGCTACAAGAATTTGAACTAACAATGACACAATTTTACTTTCTCTTGCAAACATTTCCTAAAGCTGCATGCAATTGCTTAATATACAAGTATTGTATCTCTAGTTTTAGAAGCTAAACTCATCTTTCTGATCTAAAGGCACCTTGTGAAGCAGAAGCTCAATGCGCAGCTCTTTGCAAAAGTGACAAGGTAAAATGATGCAATGTAAcacattctattttatttttttaactttaatatcCTAAACGTATTTGTTTGTTATCAATCTCTAGGTGTTTGCGGTTGCCTCAGAAAACATGGATACTTTAACTTTTGGGGTACCaaggtttctccatcatttaatGGATCCTAATTCCAAAAAAATCTCTGTGATGGACTTTGACGTTTCAAAGGTATATTTATTCTGCTTATTGCTAATTGAATTACTGTATTTATTCTCATCCTTATTTTTCAGGTTCTTGAAGAGCTAAGACT includes these proteins:
- the LOC122050325 gene encoding flap endonuclease 1-A-like, whose amino-acid sequence is MADRSFARDVQSNYQIIRNRYVFDGQPPELKKQELAKRYLKRKDATNDLNTTIETGDLEGIEKYNKRTVKVTKQHNEDCKRLLRLMGVPTIEAPCEAEAQCAALCKSDKVFAVASENMDTLTFGVPRFLHHLMDPNSKKISVMDFDVSKVLEELRLIMDQFIDLCILSGCDYCDNIKGGAIRKA